The DNA region aGGACGACTACCACAGCTTCTCAGGGCCATGATCTCCACGGTCCGAGTCTCCTGACTCTCACAGGGTTTGGTACTCGCAGCAACGGTACATTTTAGTTTATGGGGCTTTATGCATCTGAACTTTTTGTGCgccgcacttttctaaatttctccgttttagtgtgaaaactgtgcACTCCTTTATACATGAGGCCCCAGATCTGTTGTTCCAGTCCAGGTCAGAGTCCAGTGTCTCTCCTTGGTCTCTCCTGCTGCTGTGGAAGTGGACCGGTTcactttgacctctgacctttctgctctgttttctctgtcctGCAGTTCATAAAAACATCTCAGCTGTTCCTGCACAGAGCGTCTCTCTGCCATGCCGACTCCCCAACATCAAACCTGCTGTGGTTGTGCAGTGGACCCGACCGGACCTGGAACCAGAAGATGTCCTCCTGTTCAGAGATGAGCAGCCTGACCCAGAGAACCAGCATCCATCTTTTAGGAAGCGGGTGGAGCTGCAGGACAGACGGATGAAGGACGGAGACGTGTCTTTGCTTCTGAGCAACGTGAGGACCAGCGACTCGGGAAAATACGAGTGTCGAGTTTTCCAGAGAGAAGCAACCGGCAGGAAGAGACGagctttgacctttgaccccatctgGATCGTCTTCCTGGATGTGGCGCCTCCTACAGGTCAGTTTTCATGGTTTCTATATTCCAGTGAAAGAAGGAAGCTGCataaagtgttttaatgttCAGATCAGTGAATCTTCTTAAAGGTGAAAATGTCTTTAGAGTCTCTGTGGGGGCTGTGGCTAATCTAAGGGGGAATATCCCTTTAAGGCCAgatgtggttctggttctgcagtgAACCTGTCAGaccagatgtttgttttctaaagctgctgcagaaagcAGCTGGTCTGAGAGCAGCAGATGAAGAGAAATGGATTCTGACCTTCAGCTCTGATTCTGTTTTACAGAAAACGAggaggaaagaaacaaagatggaaGCAGAAACAAACGTGTTGGACTGATTGTTGGAGCCGTTCTGATTATTGGTTTGATTATTCATCATtatgttattaaaacaaaagaagaggaagcagaagaTGAACAGATCACTGAACTCACAGTGAGGGTTAAGGACGGTTCTAGTTCAGAGATCCCAACCTTGATCCTCAGAGCTCAACATCCTCCATGATTTGAATGTGACTTTGCTCTAACAACTTGATTGCAATGATTGTATCAGCTCCTCTGCAGGCCATCAGGTTCTGCTGAGGAGTTTTAATCATTGAATCATTTATGTGGCTACAGGGAAAGTCCTAAAGCCTGCAGGACTTTGGGCtctgaggaccagggttgggatcACTGCTCCAGTTGACCCAAGATTGGTTTCTTCAGCTGTTACAGTCGATATCTTGATGCAGTGAAAGTGAAATTGTGAACAAATCAGTTTAAAGAAGCAGgaacacatttattaaacatgtatgcacaaaaaacagttttgcagCTTAAGAATCAATAATTTTATCTCCTGACTTTGTTCAAAACTGAGTGAGAAGAAATTTAAACTGTTATTATTCTTCAATATAAAACATGTATATATGATCTAAGAATAATATATTCcatattattttagtttctttatttcctccATAACTATTTCAAGATAGTTATATCTTCATATAACTTTGATTATATTgtcatataaatatatttatgcttgtatattgtttcctttctttagCCTTGATGTTTCACAAAGTCACTTCACATGTTAATGTTCACATGCATTTCAATgttattccatccatccatccatccatccatccatcttcttctgcttatccgaggtcgggtcgcgggggtagcaacttcagaagggaggcccagacttccctctccccagccacttcttctagctcttccgggtgaatcccgaggcgttcccaggccagccgagagacatagtctctccagcgtgtcctgggtcttccccggggcctcctcccggtgggacgtgcccggaacgcctcaccagggaggcgtccaggaggcatcctgaccagatgcccgagcctcaactggctcctctcgatgtgaaggagcagcggctctactctgagtccctcccggatgactgagcttctcaccctatctctaagggagagcccagccaccctacggagaaaacccatttcggccgcttgtacccgcaatctcgttctttcggtcatgacccaaagctcatgaccatagatgagggtgggaacgtagatcgaccggtaaatcgagagcttcgctttttggctcagctctttcttcaccacgacggaccggtacagcgcccgcttgacagcagacgctgcgccaatccgcctgtcgatctcccgctcccttcttccctcattcgtgaacaagatcccgagatacttgaactcctccacctggggcaggacacccccccgacccggagaaggcactctacccttttccggctcaagaccatggcctcggatttggaggcactgatccccatcccggccgcttcacactcggctgcgaaccgctccagcgagagctgcagatcacgatctgatgaggccagtaggaccacatcatccgcaaaaagcagagatgagatcctaaggccaccaaatcggatcccctcaacaccttggctgcgcctagaaattctgtccatgaaagtaatgaacagaatcggtgacaaagggcagccctggcggagtccaactctcaccggaaatgagcccgacttactgccggcaatgcggaccagactctgacaccggtcatacagggacctgacagcccgtatcaaagggaccggtaccccatactcccggagaaccccccacagggctccccgagggacacggtcgaacgccttctccaagtccacaaaacacatgtagactggttgggcgaactcccatgcaccctccaggaccctgccgagggtgtagagctggtccagtgttccacgaccaggacgaaaaccacactgctcttcctggatccgaggttcgactatccgacggaccctcctctccaggacccctgaatagaccttgccagggaggcttaagagtgtgacccctctataattggagcacaccctccggtccccctttttgaacagggggaccaccaccccggtctgccagtccaggggaactgcccccgatgtccatgcaatattgcagagtcgcatCAACCAACACAACCTTACAACAACATAAGaatattattcttatttttattcatatctgCATTGTgccctccttctctttctgctaattattattgaatatttttgcatagtAATTATGTGTGAATGTTATcttttgggtttattttcaATAGGAattgttggataaattgtatttttagtaatgatcaaatattcgttgtatcatgtagccttgtagttacatttagataatgtttaattatatgctttttctctttttcttctattttaagtaatgtttctgtgtgttaaataactttgattccttCCTGTGACTTCCTTGAGATGCCATCAGCAAAGCCTGGGAGATAGCGGAGACAACTCTTCTAGCAGAGTTTATTGCccagcaataaactctgctctccTGTGTGATATACAACTTGTTTTACTCAACGCCGGCCGTGTCTGGTACTCGACTGGAGCAAGAAGGATTTAGattgtagataacatgtgtctaaaTAGTAAAAGTCATTAGCGCTGCAACTATGTGATAAATTGTTCTTGCCCCTCCCTTTGAGAAGTTGCAAGCGCCCAATGTACGAGGGTTTCTGagagtaataaaaagagaggagcggacagatgtgtttcagagcgtttagagatttgtaactgaaagcacatctctgtctgctctcctcgcaagtacaaaagaatctaactctcttgtctttcctgtgtttgtttaaattgtctctaataggtatttagacctgacaggAATTTAATGTATATGATTTTGtataaagtgtgtttttaatcttaCTGTATTAAATatccttattgtttttttctaaagtgtGATTATCAGCTGAAGagtatttttatatcttttattCCCAGATCTATGCAAAGTAGAATAGTTAAAGTAAAGACATTGAGGAATATAGAATATGCAGGAATTTCAgatctaaaatataaatttattcttCCAAGAACTGCAGTAAATATGATCAGATTTAATCTGACAGTTTATATGAGGTTTccagcagattttatttcattcactctttcaaaatgtttatatttaattatgaGTTCTACATTAAATTGTACATTATTCCTTCCAAACAgtataaactttgttttattcaggtatatttagaaattatttctgttaaaactcAGGTCTAGTTTGTGTCTTCAGTCCTAATTGGATTGTTGAATTACtgatcacaaaaacatttaaacttcaatcatttaatttatgtatgttGATATTTTGTTACTGagctaataaaatattcaacttttcttgtttctttgttttcagtgtttttcaaacttttctcagttaaatttttatctttatagttaaataaataaacaggaagtagaaacaTAGAATCTGATGAAAGTTTTCAattaatgcataaaaataaattaaatcaacaaatgttactaaattatttcatgttgtttcctgattttgtttcatgtaaACTGAAGTGAAGATCACAGAGTGAAGCATCAGGATGAAGCTGCTGATCGACTGATCAGATCAATATTCAATAATCACGTCTTAAAGCTgttagaaataaacacatttcattaaagaaacatttctaaatctgtgttttcacaTCAGAACTgaataaagacagaaaggaggAGAAATACTAACTTTCACTGCTGAGCAGCTTTTAGTCAGAGCTTAGAGCGCCACCATGTGGACAAAACCACACATTGCAGCTGATCTCTGCTGAGGTAACATCATTTACTTCCTGGTTGGATCTTTATAGATTTGACTGATTTTGGtgaatattattattctgcatCCTCGTCTTCTCaactttattgatttattttgtgtaaacaGATTTACTTACAATAAGATGAAAcaagcagcaggaaaataatcattttaaccAACTTGTTAAACCAACTGTTGGTTTAACCAACTGACTGAAGCAGCTTGAAGTGAAGAAACACAATGTCTGGTTCATCTGTGgacattttgtagaaaaagtgCATTAATGAGTGAATGTTTAAGGTGATCAGGCTGATCAGATGGCAGATATTATGGCTGCATGAATAATTAGTATTTATATGAACATGCTGGTCCCTAGTGGGGTTTTGAGGGCTGCTGCTGCCTGTCTCCACTAGGTGTGAGGTGGTGTCACCCTAGACAGGATATAATGAAATAATGGATATAATGATGACTTTGGAAACGTCCTTTTTTTACCCTGAAAGTTTTCTTCTAGTATATGAACTGAAACATGAGAGAAatttacagaaagagaaaatgtttcattcaatATGAGAGcaaagctgctggtttgatgCTCAGACTGTCTCTCACATCAGtgatcaataaagtttaatgAGAGAATCTGGAGAATTAAAGTCATTGGATTGAACCACTAACACAGATTATATAGAATAATGAAACCATTCAGGTCAAAATTGGATCCTaatgaatatttgtttgttttaacagccAGAAAtgataatttgtttgtttttgttcatttttatgaagCCAGTTGTGTATCAAGCCAGCAGGTCGTCATCATGTTGAAAACTcagtttaaagatttaaagatgaGATTCTTTGATTTAGAAACATTCATCGTCTCAAGttaattcagcatttttatctGTTCTGCTGCTTTGAACTGAAACTGAACATCATGGCAGCTGAGTCGTCGTTTCAGTGACTTGAAACAACATCATCTATAATTATTGTCTCAATATTACAGATAATAACATGCAAAGAAACTGTAACATCTGCAGTTCTGTCTTTATGAACAACTCatctccaaaaatattttcatgttcatCAGATTTTCCTCATTCATGGTGAGACAAAGTCAAACAGCTCATCAGTGGTTTCTCTCTAGTTACAGAAGGAAATCATTCTTTAATTCAGTCTCTCTTCAGACTAAACAGTTTGACTTTAGTAGAAGCATTTTGTTCTGCAGGTGTTTGTTTAGAAACTTCTTGTTACCTTGAGTTACTCAGTTTACAGAAAATCAAACTACCTGTGAAGAATATAATGGTAACAGCTCAGCTCTGTTCTGGTTGACCATGTCAGTCCGTGTCAaactcttttctgttttcagaaaacaagGCAGCTCTGTGATGAGGGACAAATCCTCTAATAGAggcagaaaaaatgtttctttctgttttatcacAAACATTCTGACagaatgtttgtttctgacttCAGGTCCAGGTTATGCATAACAGGAGGATGTTTacagcagctttattttatctttacaatATCATAAGAATCTACAGAACTGTGAAATGTGCAAAGACCTGATGCTGCAGTGACTGGTTAAAaatcacagaataaaaaatcAGCAGCAGATCTGTAATTTGAATACAGTTTAGAATTAGAGAAAATTCTGAATGTCataaaagtgaagaaaagagGATGTAATAAACCTCTACAGTATTTCTGCAGACTGATGTAAAACCAAGACAAAAGCACCGCAGCACATATTCAGTCATATTATTCTCATAGGTTATAATCCACATCTTATTTATGATTGTTTTGTCATGAGGAGGTTAGTAACTAAAGGTCATTACAAGGTCAGAGTTTTGCATCCATCATATAGTAACGTGTTTCCATTCCACACAGGCTGATCTCCTCCATGTCACgatgcattgatgcagtaatttatACTAGAGctacatgtttaaaacaaacatcaagtgttaaaaaatgttaattttatgttttaataatttttagttGAAAGGTTCAagtctttgtttaatttaacttgAGCAGAAAAACCAGTTTGTAACCTGAAAGTTAAACCTTCATGTTGCTAAAATAAACACCTCCTTCCTGTTTCCAGTCATGAGTGAATCTGATGCAAcaatgtttgtgttcagattAGAGCAAAAACATTGCAGATAATAACTTCATCTGCTGGAGTTTCCTCACTCACAACGAAGCCTCAGTCACTGTCTGATCGTCTCTCCtgctgaaaatattaataatcacagTGAGGAGAATCGGCTCAATACTCCACTACAAAGTAAGAATCTGAAACTAATATATCAGTTTTACAGTCTgtgtctttatatttttaattttaaattgtcaTACACTCTTATTGTTTACAAGCAGTGACTGATTCAatatcactttattttttactttaaaatagatttaaagttAATAAAGTTGCTGCTATTTCTGTTTAGTAGAAAACAAACCTGGTTATTTTCAGAtgcttctttttatatttttatgaattgaatttttaacaaacaaaattgTTTGACACAAATACTGAAAGAAGTTTTTACATCTAAACTGAAATTACTtctgtatgttttaaaaataaaattaggatggaaatgtgtaaataaaagctgatcTTACAAAGAatataagcttttatttttctttaagcgCTCTACGAAAATGTTCTTTGTTTACACAGgcattcagttttttaagtttaatgtcTCTGAGAGAAGATCATTTTTATGTTGactgaagcattttttaaaacaaaagttaaactgAATCAGGTTTaaagttcagaaatgttctggtgTCATTTCAGGTCATTTCCTGAGAGAGATGAATCCAGAGAAACAGCTTCAGTCAGTCACAcatctttttctgctttggttCACGTTTTATCGAGCTCTTGGATCCTGGCTGTGGCTGACAAACAGAAATCAAAAGGTTTGATGGTTCCTGAAAAACCTGCAGGTGAAGaattaaaaacatctgacaACAACATTTCACTGTCATCTTCCAACTCAgagttaaaagtttttattcaagtcTATAAGAACAAATGTTCTGGGTTTGTTCCTGCTTTACTGAGCTGCTGAGAGAAACTTCTCTggtttaaacattaattttgttttgaaaactgtttcACTCCTTCACCAAACAATCAGATCAACCACAGCAGCTTGTTAATCCCAGCAGGAGGCTGACTGACAAGGACGAgggtctagtcaaagtaaataacaataaatctaCCAACAGCATAACCTTGgatcaaaacaagaaacaacagaaacaagctAACAGAAAGTCACTTTGCTGACTTCCTGTTGTTGCATCAACACTTATAatgaaaagcaaagacaaaccTTAGAGACATGATCAGTGTGAACTCTTGTGAACTGCAGATCTGGATCAGGAACACGGTTGGATTTTATGTTGTGATGGATTTTATTAGTAAGTTTATcatatttgtttctagtttttattttttgactttaATACTTTGTGTAATTTGACAGAATATTAAAGTCATTGCAGGTTAAGGAACAAAAGCAACTAATTTatgtcataaaatgtttatgtttgtttgtagtAAATATGTGAAGTTAATCAAgatgtttctgagttttataGTAGCAATGTATTCCTCTATTtctatatgtttatttttattgatctaCAATAGTACTCTGTGGTACTATGAACATGCAGTGGACAAAAAGATGTTTATTTACTATTTACTGTTATTGATAAAATCTCTTAAAGTCTCTAAAACTAGAAAgcagaaaatttgttttatttttctgagtcTCTAATTGAAGAtcctgagatttttttttctgaatgaagTCAGGCTGAGTTGTTATGAATCCAGTTGTTCCTTGTATTGTTAGTGATGATGTTCCTGATGTTCTgctgcctctcctcctcttcctctctccagATGAAGATGATCTCCAGgatcctgctgctcctcatcctcagctcATGTCTCTGTGGTCAGTCTCCATCTTGTCTTTGTGACAGAAAGCTCTCTAGATGGAGCTGAAAGACTCCCATGTTCCAGTTCTCAGTGTGTCTgctcctctctttccctctctgtctcctcagcagcAACATTTGTAGTGAATGTGACACAGAGCAGCTATCAGGCAGAGGAGAACCACAGCATCACTCTGGAGTGGACCTTCATCACCAGACCCGactcctctctgtcctccatGTTTATCCTCTGTGAACTTCTAGCTCCCCCTAGAAGATTGGTTCTGTATCAGGTCCATGAAGGTGTTGAGATTCCAGAATCTCAGCATGAACAGTTTTCAGGACGAGTCCAGAGTGACAAAGACGTCCTCAGAGAAGGACGAATCAGACTCCATGTGTCCAGACTGAGGACTGAAGACTCTGGTCTGTATCTGTGTGACGTGAAAACTGAAGATGGATTCAACTCTGGAAGATGTCGACTCAACGTTACTGGTgagaagaaatattttactcagATAAAATCCTGAGACCTGAGTTGTTGAATTTCTTCATCTTCTACATGAATCCTCCTGGATCTCAGTTTtcatcaaatattaataaatatttctgatttctcTCCCAGCAGCTGCTGATCAGATCCAAACTCAGAGACCAACTTTGactccagaaccagagagaCGAGGAAGGAACATCCTCTTCATCACTCAGGGACTTACAGCAGCTCTAATGATTCTAATAATAATGTTGATTATTTGGTttaggaaggaaagaaagaatcATTTTGAATCAAGTGTGGATgagaaaaaacccaacaaatatAACAAGTTTGTTTGCTatagtttagtttaaaactaattttgcctccacagaaaaatatcagatttgttTCAATCTATTCTGATTTACATGTTAGATCATCATGAATGAATGTATAGTAATAATGATGACATTGAgtcatttattgttattgatttagaaaggaaatacaacaaaacaacaaaccaaaggaaaaataatctaataatgttgatctaaaAGTATAAAAACTGTAGCGGCTAAAATCCTATTTTTATTCTACTGGTTTCTGTTCCTGAAAGGTTTTGGTTTTACGTGTCCTCAGTTAAGATTTATCATGTTGATACTTAGTTTGACTTATAATAAAGTTGTTTATTAACAGAACAATGTCCATTGTTTTACTGCTTCCATTTAGATACacataaatttgacattaatctgaaccaaacacagcagaaaactGTTGCCTCTTCCCATTAACAACACCTGAGCAGAATCATGGTTGACCTTAAATAACCCCATCCCCCATCAGACACTCAGAACTCAAAATGAAatacgccccctggtggcgataaaaacaagaaaggacAAATGGTTcctacaaaaactaaaaactgttcTTTGAGTTTTTAGAGATCACCTGTGCTTCCATTACCAGCCAGCAGGGGCGCTGTGAGGATAAAAGGAGGCTCCTtcacttcctcttcctgctctgACATGGTGACACTTCAGTGTGAGTGTTGGTTGTTTGGtcaacaatatatttttatatatttttatttaaccaggtaaaccccgttgagatctagatctgattttcaagagggacctgggcagaaaTCTGCAACACAACAACCTGGTgacacaaaagtaaaactaattaatacataatttaatgaagattagaacaaatacaaaacaatttaaaagcgATGCACCGGTTAACTAAGATCAGTTTTGTTTCTCCTGCATAAGATCTGAGATGGATGCTTGTTTATTTCAGCTCATTTGTGAATTTAGAAACTTTATGGAGTTTCCTGCTTGTTCTGGGTTGTGGTATAAATTTCACCTCCACAGTAGATAATAGCAATATAGAAGGGGAATATATTGTTTACTCTATCTAAATAGTTCAATAGTACAGAAACCCTGATGTGTTGGTACAATAGAAATCACTggcaacctgctgctgctgctgctgctgcagctgcagctgctgctgctgctgctgctgctgctgctgctgctgctgctgctgctgctgctgcagctgctggtccaGAAGTTTCTCTCTGGTCAGGTTGAGAGAATCAGAAGGTCTGGAATGAAACTCCTTCCTCCTTAACAGTCTGAATTCACAACATCATCAAGGATCTTTTCCTCagcttttctcttctctttgtctctacaaaacattttgaatccTAAAACTCAGAAACTGTCATTTTGCCTGATTTCCTCCAATCAGGCAAAACCtgattattatattattattgcCTATTGATTATTAAAAGACAACAAGTCCCATCAGGTCCCAGTTGCTGTTTGGGTGAATATTATCATCCaaaacctccaaagaaatgaaaactttcTCTGATTAGTTGTGATGTGAAGATTGAATCCTCTGATATTTAAACCAGCTGGTTTTAGTGACAGCAGATCAACAACAACAtgaaaccaaactgaaatcCTGACAGAGGAGAGACTGAAGGAGGAAACGACAGAAACAGACGATGaacagacagacggacggatCTGTTCTCCTGTCATCTAAAGTCCAACAGTCTGATAGAATCAGGTTCTGTTCTGCTTCCTCCTGACGACCCAGAGACTCTGATCTCTACCAGAACCATATTCAGAACCAGAGTCAGTCTGACAGGAAAAGAGTTTCAGTAACATTTCTAGAACATCTGGACCTCAGAGTCTCTTTGTCCCAGAATCTGGATGGattcattttgatatttaaactCTGATggttcatttcagtttaaataaatcctCCCAGTTCCACCAGTTCAGTCTCTCTGTCTGAAACTGGGACGTCCTgaatgtgaagaaaataaatgtttcactttctgaaaggATCTGGACAGTTTTCATCCTAGAAATACTGCAGACAGAACTACAGTTTCTAAGTTTTAGgatctaaataaaagccttgatgTTGTTGTGAATTCAGACTGTTTATAATAAATGATGTGAAGATGatgattattttatgattttctatCAACTGAATGTATTTTCTGAGCTCTGCACTGAATATATTCAGAGAAACTCTCCAGATCTCAGTTTTTCATTGTTAAAGTGTAGAAAATGAACCAGAGGCATGCTGGGAAATTTAGTgacaaaactgaactgaactgaactgaactgaactgaactgaactgaacttgGTCTGCAGTGATGAAGGAAATGAGATCATCATATTAAGATTCTGCTTTTGTGTAGAATTAAGGTTCTTCAGCCGCATAAActgtaaaagagaaatgttaaaaatagacattttcaCTTCTCCTTTGTTGAGGTTTCTGACTCAGCCGAGTCAGAGCTGAGTTTTCTTTATGCTACATAAACTTTGTTTATGTCACTTGATGACACTGGGAACAAAACTACCTGTGGTGAAAACATCAGGTGAAGTGTATCGTCTCCCAAACCTCATGATAAATGTTTCATCTTGGAGATTCACAAGCTTTT from Xiphophorus maculatus strain JP 163 A chromosome 14, X_maculatus-5.0-male, whole genome shotgun sequence includes:
- the LOC111611190 gene encoding uncharacterized protein LOC111611190 → MKMISRILLLLILSSCLCAATFVVNVTQSSYQAEENHSITLEWTFTTKTQGSWKNLFIYCSLLAPHKELIFYHIHEGVEIPDSQHEQFSGRVQIDKDVLREGRIRLHVSRLRTEDSGLYVCYVKTEDGFNSGRCRLNVTVHKNISAVPAQSVSLPCRLPNIKPAVVVQWTRPDLEPEDVLLFRDEQPDPENQHPSFRKRVELQDRRMKDGDVSLLLSNVRTSDSGKYECRVFQREATGRKRRALTFDPIWIVFLDVAPPTENEEERNKDGSRNKRVGLIVGAVLIIGLIIHHYVIKTKEEEAEDEQITELTVRVKDGSSSEIPTLILRAQHPP